A DNA window from Aureibaculum sp. 2308TA14-22 contains the following coding sequences:
- a CDS encoding glycine--tRNA ligase, protein MIKPEDQFKKVISHAKEYGYVFQSSEIYDGLSAVYDYAQNGVELKKNIRDYWWKAMVQLHDNIVGLDAAIFMHPTTWKASGHVDAFNDPLIDNKDSKKRYRADVLIEDYCAKIENKINKEVTKAAKRFGDAFNKVEFITTNQRVVGYQEKINSILSRMGKSLEKEDLADVKALIEELEIADPLTGSRNWTDVKQFNLMFGTKLGASTDSAMDLYLRPETAQGIFVNFLNVQKTGRMKIPFGIAQTGKAFRNEIVARQFIFRMREFEQMEMQFFIKPGTQQEWYEKWKETRLKWHLSLGMGEENYRFHDHEKLAHYADAAADIEFKFPFGFKELEGIHSRTDFDLSQHEEFSGKKLQYFDHEENKSYVPYVVETSIGLDRMFLAVFSNSLVEEELGNNTTRTVLKLPAVLAPNKAAILPLVKKDGLPDIAKRIVEDLKWDFNVVYDEKDAVGRRYRRQDANGTPFCITVDHDTLEDNSVTIRHRDTMEQSRVKIEDLREIIKKEIDVKHWLQKI, encoded by the coding sequence ATGATAAAACCTGAAGATCAATTTAAAAAAGTTATCTCACATGCTAAAGAATATGGTTATGTATTTCAGAGCAGTGAAATATATGATGGCCTTAGTGCTGTTTACGATTATGCCCAGAATGGTGTTGAACTGAAAAAGAACATACGCGACTATTGGTGGAAAGCAATGGTACAATTGCATGATAATATTGTAGGTTTGGATGCTGCAATATTTATGCACCCCACTACTTGGAAAGCTTCTGGGCATGTAGATGCGTTTAACGATCCTCTAATAGACAATAAAGATTCCAAAAAGCGGTACAGAGCAGATGTTTTAATTGAAGACTATTGTGCTAAAATTGAAAATAAAATTAATAAAGAAGTAACCAAAGCCGCAAAACGTTTTGGTGATGCTTTTAATAAAGTAGAGTTTATTACTACTAACCAACGTGTTGTTGGTTATCAAGAGAAAATTAATAGTATTCTTTCAAGGATGGGTAAATCTTTAGAAAAAGAAGATTTGGCGGATGTAAAAGCTCTAATCGAAGAGTTAGAAATTGCCGACCCATTAACAGGTTCTAGAAATTGGACGGATGTAAAGCAATTCAATTTAATGTTTGGTACTAAGCTAGGTGCTTCTACCGACTCGGCAATGGATCTGTATTTAAGACCAGAAACAGCCCAAGGTATTTTTGTCAATTTTTTAAACGTTCAAAAAACGGGACGAATGAAAATTCCTTTCGGAATTGCTCAAACCGGAAAAGCATTTAGAAATGAGATAGTTGCACGTCAGTTTATTTTTAGAATGCGTGAGTTTGAACAGATGGAAATGCAGTTTTTTATCAAACCAGGCACACAACAAGAATGGTATGAGAAATGGAAAGAAACCCGTTTAAAATGGCATTTGTCATTAGGAATGGGCGAAGAGAATTATCGTTTTCACGATCATGAAAAATTAGCTCATTATGCCGATGCTGCAGCCGATATAGAATTCAAATTCCCATTTGGTTTTAAAGAATTAGAAGGTATTCACTCGCGTACCGATTTTGATTTGAGTCAACATGAGGAGTTTTCAGGAAAAAAATTACAATATTTTGACCATGAGGAGAATAAAAGTTACGTGCCTTATGTCGTTGAAACTTCAATTGGGTTGGACAGAATGTTCTTAGCTGTTTTTTCAAACTCTTTAGTTGAAGAAGAATTAGGCAATAATACAACAAGAACTGTTTTAAAATTACCAGCTGTTTTGGCCCCAAATAAAGCGGCAATCCTACCTTTGGTTAAAAAAGACGGGTTACCAGATATTGCAAAAAGAATTGTTGAAGATTTAAAATGGGATTTTAATGTAGTTTATGACGAAAAAGATGCTGTTGGAAGACGCTATAGAAGACAAGATGCCAATGGTACCCCTTTTTGTATTACTGTGGATCATGATACCTTAGAAGATAATTCTGTTACCATTCGTCATAGAGACACAATGGAACAAAGCCGTGTAAAAATTGAAGATTTACGAGAAATAATCAAAAAAGAGATTGATGTAAAACACTGGTTACAGAAAATATAA
- a CDS encoding (2Fe-2S)-binding protein, with protein sequence MAKYKLKVNEKSYDIDVSDDTPILWVLRDHLNLLGTKFGCGIGQCGACTIHIDGEPSRSCSMPISSVAEKEITTIEGISKDGDHPVQLAWKEIDVPQCGYCQAGQIMTATAFLEKKPNPNNEEIREAMHGNICRCASYNRIEKAVAKAATANS encoded by the coding sequence ATGGCAAAATACAAGTTAAAAGTAAATGAAAAATCTTACGACATAGATGTTAGCGATGATACTCCAATTTTATGGGTTCTGCGAGATCATCTTAACCTATTAGGTACAAAATTTGGATGTGGTATCGGACAATGTGGAGCATGTACTATTCATATAGATGGAGAACCTTCCAGAAGTTGTTCTATGCCTATTTCTTCAGTGGCTGAAAAAGAAATAACCACTATAGAAGGTATTTCTAAAGACGGAGACCATCCTGTGCAATTAGCTTGGAAAGAAATTGACGTCCCTCAATGTGGATATTGTCAAGCTGGGCAAATTATGACGGCTACGGCTTTTTTGGAAAAAAAACCGAATCCTAACAATGAAGAAATCAGAGAAGCAATGCACGGTAATATTTGCAGGTGTGCATCTTATAACCGAATTGAAAAAGCTGTTGCAAAAGCAGCAACTGCTAACAGTTAA
- a CDS encoding xanthine dehydrogenase family protein molybdopterin-binding subunit, whose protein sequence is MKSQNNNIDRRSFLRTSALAGGGMIIGFNLFNACKPKVKPAIDISKLNFNDFNGFIKIANNGMVTIFAPNPEIGQGVKTSMPMLIAEELDVAWENVHVVQGDLEMDVFERQVAGGSQSIRSGWQPLRQTGATAKQMLVNAAAAKWGVSASECTAENGVITNAKGEKLGYVDVVVEAAKLEVPKDVKLKEPKDFKIIGQEVQNVDVDEIITGKPLFGIDYKEEGMLYASVLRPPAFGQTLASFDDTEAKAMPGVVDVITIGEKARNFINSENRNWTVRLGSSDKVVVLAKTTWEAIKGKKAIKAVWKNDSNAENTELHDKKLLALLDGNEFRTLRKDGDIKKAFNEADSVLERTYESPFLPHNCLEPMNFFANVTDDKVHLVGPIQTPKDAATVVSNLLDRNIEDVHLELTRMGGGFGRRLYGDFVFEAAEISDVIRKPIKMISTREDDMATGVYRPAIKYRIKAAIKDNKVTGYHLKEAAISGNMWGAISDFFPAGAIKNYQVDVANYKSNITTGAWRAPYTNFLAFAEQSFFDELAETMDIDKIQLRLDLLQNVKGTTDKRIQYSPERMEEVIKLVREKSNWGNVDKNIYQGFSAYYSHNTHVAQVADVVLESGVPVVKKVYCVLDCGIVVNPLGAKNQVEGGVIDGIGHAMYGNLEFENGVPQSTNFHNYRLVRMKETPKVEAHFVENNLAPTGLGEPSLPPAGAAVANAIKAATGIRITKQPFINSTEKVFG, encoded by the coding sequence ATGAAATCACAAAATAACAATATAGATAGAAGATCTTTCTTAAGAACATCAGCACTGGCAGGTGGTGGGATGATTATCGGATTCAACTTATTTAACGCTTGTAAACCTAAGGTTAAACCAGCTATTGACATTTCCAAACTAAATTTTAATGATTTTAACGGCTTCATTAAAATAGCTAACAATGGTATGGTCACCATTTTTGCACCTAATCCTGAAATTGGGCAAGGCGTAAAAACTTCTATGCCAATGCTTATTGCCGAGGAATTAGATGTGGCATGGGAAAATGTACATGTGGTGCAAGGCGATTTAGAAATGGATGTATTTGAAAGACAAGTTGCTGGCGGAAGTCAATCAATAAGAAGTGGTTGGCAACCTTTAAGGCAAACAGGAGCAACAGCTAAACAAATGTTAGTTAATGCCGCTGCTGCCAAATGGGGAGTTTCGGCTTCTGAATGTACTGCAGAAAACGGTGTAATTACTAACGCTAAAGGAGAAAAATTAGGCTACGTAGATGTTGTGGTTGAAGCGGCTAAGTTAGAGGTGCCCAAAGACGTAAAGCTCAAAGAACCCAAAGACTTTAAGATTATAGGCCAAGAAGTACAGAATGTTGATGTTGATGAAATCATAACCGGCAAACCTTTATTTGGTATCGATTATAAAGAAGAAGGAATGCTTTATGCATCGGTTTTAAGACCACCAGCTTTTGGGCAGACGTTAGCATCTTTTGATGATACTGAAGCTAAAGCCATGCCTGGTGTAGTAGATGTTATCACTATTGGAGAAAAAGCAAGAAATTTTATAAATAGTGAAAATAGAAATTGGACTGTACGATTAGGTTCAAGTGACAAAGTGGTTGTGTTGGCAAAAACTACTTGGGAAGCAATTAAAGGAAAAAAGGCCATTAAAGCCGTTTGGAAAAATGATTCGAATGCTGAGAACACTGAATTACATGATAAAAAATTATTAGCTCTGTTGGATGGTAATGAATTCAGAACCTTAAGAAAAGATGGAGATATTAAAAAGGCTTTTAATGAAGCCGATAGTGTATTAGAACGCACTTACGAATCGCCATTTTTGCCACATAATTGTTTAGAACCTATGAACTTTTTCGCCAATGTAACAGATGATAAAGTGCATTTGGTAGGGCCAATTCAAACTCCAAAAGACGCAGCTACGGTGGTTTCAAATTTATTAGACCGCAATATTGAGGACGTTCATTTAGAATTGACAAGAATGGGTGGTGGTTTTGGAAGAAGGTTGTATGGAGATTTTGTTTTTGAAGCTGCCGAAATCTCTGATGTAATTAGAAAACCCATAAAAATGATTTCTACAAGAGAAGATGATATGGCTACAGGTGTTTACCGCCCAGCCATTAAATACAGAATAAAAGCTGCAATAAAAGATAATAAAGTCACTGGATATCATTTAAAAGAAGCTGCCATAAGTGGAAATATGTGGGGTGCAATCTCTGATTTTTTTCCAGCTGGAGCTATTAAAAACTATCAAGTAGATGTTGCAAATTATAAAAGTAATATTACTACTGGAGCTTGGCGTGCACCTTACACCAATTTCTTAGCCTTTGCAGAACAAAGTTTTTTTGACGAGCTGGCAGAAACTATGGATATAGACAAAATTCAATTACGTTTAGACTTGTTACAAAATGTAAAAGGCACAACGGATAAACGTATTCAGTATTCACCAGAGCGTATGGAAGAGGTGATTAAATTAGTAAGAGAAAAATCAAATTGGGGAAATGTAGATAAAAATATCTATCAAGGGTTTTCTGCATATTACAGCCATAATACGCACGTAGCTCAAGTAGCTGATGTAGTACTAGAGTCGGGTGTTCCTGTTGTTAAAAAAGTTTATTGTGTTTTAGATTGTGGTATCGTTGTAAACCCGTTGGGAGCTAAAAACCAAGTGGAAGGTGGTGTAATTGATGGTATAGGTCATGCCATGTATGGTAATTTAGAATTTGAAAATGGAGTACCGCAATCTACAAACTTTCACAACTATAGATTGGTAAGAATGAAAGAAACGCCTAAGGTTGAAGCTCATTTTGTAGAGAATAACCTTGCTCCTACAGGGTTAGGAGAACCTTCTTTGCCACCAGCTGGAGCTGCCGTGGCAAATGCGATTAAAGCCGCAACTGGAATAAGAATTACAAAACAACCTTTTATTAATAGTACTGAAAAAGTTTTTGGCTAA
- a CDS encoding XdhC family protein — MTHEFKKIIKGYQEAEEKGLQSIVATVVALDGSSYRKPGVRMLITENGQMIGAVSGGCVEKEILKQTYSVFKTGISKVMTYDGRYRLGCEGVLYILLELFHPEAAFINTFKNCLEHHNNFSIHSFYSKDIGSDENYGSSISFDDEQLFSFNQNSKVNRNASLQIFSQILKPCFRLVIIGAEHDAVELCSFAAALGWDVFVIASLSDSKTITDFRGAQKVLHESPESIDASIVKEETAIVLMTHSYAKDLQYLITLKDKAPEYIGILGSVNRREKLLNEIMELCPLINDEFFEKIHSPAGLNIGAITPQEIALSICAEILAVTRKKDPGSLRNTMGSIHSDNYLA, encoded by the coding sequence ATGACGCACGAATTTAAAAAAATAATAAAAGGCTATCAAGAGGCTGAAGAAAAAGGTTTGCAGTCCATTGTGGCTACTGTTGTGGCGTTAGACGGTTCGTCATACAGAAAACCTGGGGTAAGGATGCTAATTACCGAAAACGGACAAATGATTGGTGCTGTAAGTGGTGGTTGTGTAGAAAAAGAAATTTTAAAACAGACCTATTCTGTTTTTAAGACGGGCATCTCTAAAGTAATGACTTATGATGGCCGATATCGATTGGGTTGTGAAGGCGTTTTATATATTTTACTAGAGCTATTTCATCCTGAAGCTGCTTTCATCAACACTTTTAAAAATTGCCTAGAACATCACAATAACTTTTCAATTCATAGCTTTTATTCAAAAGATATTGGCTCTGACGAAAATTATGGTTCTTCAATTTCATTTGATGACGAACAGTTGTTTTCATTTAACCAAAACTCTAAAGTGAATAGGAATGCTTCTCTTCAAATTTTTAGTCAAATACTAAAACCGTGTTTTAGATTGGTTATTATCGGAGCAGAACATGATGCCGTTGAACTTTGTTCTTTTGCGGCTGCCTTAGGTTGGGATGTTTTTGTTATTGCTTCACTATCTGATTCTAAGACAATTACTGATTTTAGAGGAGCACAAAAAGTGTTACATGAATCTCCAGAATCAATAGATGCTTCAATCGTTAAGGAAGAAACTGCTATAGTTTTAATGACCCATAGTTATGCAAAAGATTTGCAATATTTAATCACTTTAAAAGATAAAGCTCCAGAGTATATTGGTATTTTAGGATCGGTAAACCGACGGGAAAAATTATTAAATGAAATTATGGAGCTGTGCCCTTTAATCAATGACGAATTCTTTGAAAAAATTCACAGTCCAGCAGGGCTAAATATAGGAGCCATAACACCACAAGAAATTGCCTTATCCATTTGTGCAGAAATACTTGCAGTGACCCGCAAAAAAGACCCTGGATCTTTACGGAATACTATGGGTAGTATTCATTCTGATAATTATTTAGCATAA
- a CDS encoding nucleotidyltransferase family protein → MESHQKIAMVILAAGASIRMKAIKQLLPWKKTSLLGHSIEQSLSSKVDSVFVVLGANKEKIAPTLKDYNIQIIENEDWRLGLGKSIACAIQFLDNSPTQFNGVLIALADQPLLTASYYNKLIVEFKESKSGIVSTQQNSTIGVPAVFNENYYERLSFLYEDRGAKALIKQNLDDVRFVNPDGIALDVDTIDSYQELFKKYGS, encoded by the coding sequence TTGGAATCTCATCAAAAAATTGCCATGGTTATTTTGGCCGCTGGAGCTTCAATTAGAATGAAAGCTATAAAGCAATTATTACCATGGAAAAAAACTTCATTACTCGGACATAGCATTGAACAAAGTTTATCGTCAAAAGTTGATTCTGTTTTTGTGGTTTTGGGAGCCAATAAAGAAAAAATTGCTCCAACACTTAAAGATTATAATATCCAAATTATTGAAAATGAGGATTGGCGATTAGGCTTAGGAAAATCTATTGCTTGTGCTATACAATTTTTAGACAACTCCCCTACTCAATTTAATGGTGTTTTAATTGCTTTGGCAGATCAACCTCTATTAACTGCTTCTTATTATAACAAGTTGATTGTTGAATTTAAAGAAAGTAAATCTGGAATAGTATCGACGCAACAAAATTCAACCATTGGAGTTCCTGCCGTTTTTAATGAAAATTATTATGAACGATTATCATTTTTATATGAAGATAGAGGGGCGAAAGCTCTAATTAAGCAAAATTTGGATGATGTCCGTTTTGTTAATCCAGATGGTATTGCTTTAGATGTTGATACTATCGATAGTTATCAAGAATTGTTTAAGAAATACGGAAGTTGA